In the Methanofastidiosum sp. genome, AAGTGGGGGAAATCTACAAATGTGAAATTTGTGGAAATGTTGTTGAGGTATTGGAAGCCGGCGGAGGAGAATTAATCTGCTGCGGGGAGCCAATGATTTTACAAGAGTAGGCGATATAGATGGTCAAGATTGGTGAAAAAATCCAGGAAGCTGATTGGAAAAAAGAAAAGCATGTACCAGTTATAGACTGCCCAGATTCTGTAAAAGCAAATGAAACATTTGAAGTCAAAGTTGCTATTGGAAAAGGTATAGCTCACCCAAATACAACTGAGCACCATATCAGATGGATAATGCTTTACTACCAGCCCGAAGGTGAAAAATCTTTATATCAAGTCGGAAACTACGAGTTTACTGCACATGGAGAGAGTACACAGGGGCCAAATACAGGTCCAGTCTACACAAACCATGAAGTAAAATCATCTTTAAAAATTGCAAAATCTGGAACACTATTTGCAGTTTCACTATGTAATATTCACGGACTATGGGAATTCTCAAAGGAAGTTAAGGTTAATTAATTTTATTTTTTTACATCAATCTTTTTATAATAACTAATACTTAAAAAATTGCTAAATAGTAAGTACTTATCTAAAAAGGATAAGGAATATCTACTTGATTAAGTACTTGTTATAATACTTAGAAAGTAAATATTCGTTAAGATTGCAAAAAGTATCAATGCATTTAAGTTGTTGAAAGCTATTTTTACAGATTTTACCTTTGTGCCTTTGTTTAATCCCCATGAGCTAAAAGAAGGGGTATTAAGGAGAGAACAGATACTAAAAGAAAATTGATATTTAAGTTAAACAGATCAATTATTTGAAATATCACATAAATAATAGACGCAAATAAAGCTACCATAAATATTAACTTAAGACTTAAATTTCTTCCATTTTTTGTCACAAAGCTTTTCTTTCCACTTAATGAATCTACTTCCATATCTGGTATTTCTACACTCAAAATAAAATAAATTCCATACAGTAAAAGTGGTATTGTAAAAAATATAAAATTCATATCTATAAAGCCTTTCATTACGTAGTAACCCATCCCAGGGACTATAAAACCTATTGCAAGCATTGTGGATATTTCTCTTAGACCTCTATATGACAATCTAATAGGGGGTGCAGTATAAAACCATCCGAGAAG is a window encoding:
- a CDS encoding desulfoferrodoxin FeS4 iron-binding domain-containing protein, whose protein sequence is MVNVKEVGEIYKCEICGNVVEVLEAGGGELICCGEPMILQE
- a CDS encoding class II SORL domain-containing protein — protein: MVKIGEKIQEADWKKEKHVPVIDCPDSVKANETFEVKVAIGKGIAHPNTTEHHIRWIMLYYQPEGEKSLYQVGNYEFTAHGESTQGPNTGPVYTNHEVKSSLKIAKSGTLFAVSLCNIHGLWEFSKEVKVN
- a CDS encoding prenyltransferase, translating into ACFAILTGADLNIGKLCIGYLIRFLGHLSVSYSNDYFDFEADKLGERTNVIGGSGILQLDPSLREASKWIALSLIFISIIVGSIFTAYYDYALFFLGFVIFGNLLGWFYTAPPIRLSYRGLREISTMLAIGFIVPGMGYYVMKGFIDMNFIFFTIPLLLYGIYFILSVEIPDMEVDSLSGKKSFVTKNGRNLSLKLIFMVALFASIIYVIFQIIDLFNLNINFLLVSVLSLIPLLLAHGD